ATAGTATTTTGCATTGCGACGCCCGTCGTAGTGGCTCCCATCCGGCTTGAGATCCGCCGGTTTCTCCAGTTTAACCGGATGGATGCCACGTATGAGAATACCAAATCTGATGGTCTGTCCCCACATCACATCTCACTAAAAAGCAGACGTTAACGGCCCTCTGTAAGACTGTATCCccttcacttcttttttttctcaaacgtgCTCCTCCCTCAAGAACCCGATTTCATCGGCGGACGCTCTGATTTACAGCCACCGGACGGCTATGGTATATTTTCCGAGGACTTGAAGTGGAAGCTGACGAGTGAGATTTGTTGTGGAGGAGAAGGGAAGTTAAGGACTGAGAGTGCAAATGGCAAGCACGAAACTAAGCGCTCCTACCCTCCCGAAATCGGGAGCAATTTCTAAAGGCTACAACTTCGCCTCAAATTGGGAACAGGTATATGCGATTGAATTATTCTTCTTTGCTGTGTATATGAACTCGAGCTTTGTTGTTTCAAGATCCgcatttttaaatctgaaatctTGCTGTGCTAGTATTGGATCTGTACGCTTCTTTATGATCGCAACCGCTTgctttgtttgaaattttcttcGTTGGCTCAGAATGCTCCCCTAACGGATCAGCAACAAGCAGCAATTCTAACGCTGTCTCATGCGGTTGCGGAACGACCCTTTCCGCCCAATCATGCACTAGACCATGTCTCCCACCCCGATAAAGCCTTGTTCGTTTCCGTTTCCGTTTCCGATGAGGACACCCCTATCCAAGATTCTGGTCCTGTTATCCAACCTTTCTTGGTCAATACAAACCAGGTAATGTCGTATCCTTGTTGGTTTCTTATCTACATCTTAAGGCTTATGCTTCTACTTCAGACGGCATTCTTTATTAGTCGTTAATTAAGATCTTGCTCATATCTCTTGCACAAGATCACTGCCATACCCATTTTCATGCAATATGTTTGTTTTTTCCACTCGTCTGCATTCTGTGATATTTATGGATCTTTGGGCAGCACCTTTGGGGGCTTTTGGCCGATTCATGCTCTGTGGCTTCTCGGGCAGAGTCTTGGCATTGTGTGGTTAACATCAATCCTCGTTCTTTAAGGATTTGTACTATGCTTCTCATTTTATAATGTCACCATTGCTTCAACAAGGAGAAAGCAGCCAAGATCTTTAAGAGTATATTGTTTAATAGGGAGTCGGGACAACTTGCCTCAATTTGATTCCGTTAAATTTTAATCATTCCTCTTCTTTTGGTCCCTAACGAGCGTTTGACAGAAGTTCTATTGATTTATTGTTTGGTTCCGTGGTAACTGAGCTTTACATCTATAATTTTTGCTTTGCATCATTTGCCTTTTCTTTATGTTGCAGTTTTACAAATGGTTTACTGGTCTTGAGTCGGCTATGAAGTCAGAGGTTAGTTATGACTAATTGATAATAAATGGCACACTGTTTGTACTCGCAACAGTTGTATGGCCCCCTACTTTTTGTTGTCTTCTATTTCTCTTGTTAGTTTATTGAGAAGTTAGTATTGTTGACCAAGAAGAGAATTTGGGTTTGATTTCGAAATTAAGTGTAATGGAGTGGTTTTACCCTATAATTTTTGGTGTTTCCTTGTGAACGCAACTCATGGTTTCCAGTAGAGCGAGACGTTTGAAGTTGGAACTTGAAATCAAGGCTAAGCAAAATGAGGGGCTGGGGTATTGAACATTTGTCATTATTTATGCTACTTAAGCTTGACATTCTCTTGAGGGACTGGGCAACTCTCTGAATCCATGTGTTCATGCGTGTGTGCGTGTGGATACACTAATATTAAGAGCAAAGGCAGCCCTAATGACTTGGTTTATTTAAACTACTCATAAAAATAGTAATACTTCATGTTCATAATAAGTTATCAGGAACATCCACAGATGTATCACCATGCCCTAACGGAAAgatttcatcatcatcatcctctgGCTACAGAAACATTGTCTGCTGTTTCATTAAATGTCCTTGAATGGTTGTGCATATCATCTATGCGATGTGAAGCTCCCAAACCTTCAGGACTCATTGCAGGATTTGGTGTGGATCCATTTATACTAAAAGGAGGTGAACATTGATATTCCAGGTCGAAATGCTTTACCAATTTAACAAATCTCAGCCAAAAGGATCCTTCCGTAGAGATATTGTTTGAAGCTGGCCAGTGTAAACGAAGGCACCTGAACACATGGATCAAGAGGGAAGACATGGAAGCCAGTCCTGTTATGATGAACAGGCCCCCAAAGCTGTACACaccaagactaggggagtttgaaGGGATGATTTCAGGACCTAGATCTTCGCATGGTATTTGAGGTGCCAAGTACTTGCTCctaatttccttcattttttctttatcttcaGTGACATTCAAGATTGCTCTTGACATGTAAGGGACTAGGGGGGATCCAAGCGGGAAGGCCTGAATTAGCAAGAAAGCAGAAGATTCCATAGCACTCGTAAGAAATTTCGATAGCATAATGGAGTGAGTAGTTCAAGAAATACACAGGCATTCATTCAAaggctgtgtttgggtgttgaagtatcttcaacacttctcaacacttctcactactattcattactttattattacttttcacctactttttttactattcattacttttcacctactttttattactattcattactttattattacttttcacctactttttattactattcacaactctcctcaacacttctcaacacttaTCATCCACCACTCATACTCGACACAGTATATATCTGAAAcgaattcatatattaattacttataTAGATAGCTACTTAAAATGTATCAATTTAGAATGAATGGAGGTGAAGAGAAAGAGAGCGACTCACAAAGCCAAATCCGTCAGTTTTGTAGACTGGTCCAGCCATGGTATACTTGGAGCCATACTTGGTAAGGAATATCTTAATATAGGGGATCTCGTCAAAGATGGCAGCAACCCCACCATTTTGGCTTCCTCTTGACAGTGCTTCATGATATTGCTCTGGGGTTGAATAAGGCTTCAACTTGGACTCATCAATATTTAACTGTTTCACGAGAAACCCTCGGACGAAAGAATCTTTCTGATACCCTACAAAGTAACCATTCCTTTTGATCTCAGTTACATCCACAAATGCAGGCTTCAGTTGTTGTAGTGTCAACATTGAAGCCAAGCTTGCTGTGTAACTCTGTGTTAGTATGAGCACTACAAATAGCCATATGATAAGCACCAATCTTGACCAGCTGTTCATCACTCTCTCCCCTACGTACAACAGCATACGAAAATATTTAGACTTTGCTTGGAAAATGTATCATTTATTTCGAAAAGAATTTGTAGTGGAAAAAGAGAATTTACTGTGACCGTAGATGAGCGTGGAGAAGGAGAACCAAAAAATCATGCAAATCTGTTGATTCGGGGAACCACTAAACTCAGGATTTTCACGGTGTTCAAGAACCCATATCACCAAACCCGTGAAAATGGAGACAGCCCCGATTATTAACCAAAGATCCCAAGTTAGTGGCTTTAGAAAAATCCATATATTTCTCTTCTCAttatctttcatcaaaaccgcCATTGATACGCCTGATTCTGAGTATGGTAACGTAAAATCCACATAATGCGAGCGATTAGCGACAATTGTTACGTCTCCAACCACGGCATCGAACTTCTGCAATATTTTCGAGAGAGAACAGATCATTATcattacatatgtatatatatgaagttACACATCAAATTATAACCAATTATTAATGTATGAATAATGGTCACCTTGAGTTTGAGTTGGTAAAGAAGTTCATCGGAAGTCCCAGCAGTCTGCCCTTTTTCATTCACATACGGCACAAACTCATGACCAGGGCAAAACTTTAACAGATCCATCACAGCAAGAAACAATTCAATCGAAAACCCAGATATCGTCGGCTTACCAGTATGAGGATGCCATTCCACTCTTACAAATTGATTGAAACCTTCTCTTATTGGAACCCCGATCCTCAACTTTTTTGGCTGATCTGTTGTGTCTCCTGGCCAGATTGGTTGCTTGAGTTTGTCCTTTGATATTGGGTATTTTACTTCACCATGATGAGTGTCATTCAGTTCTCGTGAAAGTCCTTTCTTTGGAGTCCAATATCCAATAATCCTCTCTATTTTCCCTATAATATTGAATATTTCAAAGGCTGATGCTTCTAATTGTCCCTTGACCAGATGAAAATCTCCGCTTAGTCCTTGAAATCTAGTGGTTAGAATTGCGTTCAGAAGTCTTGGACCCATTTCAGATATTCCAAGAGCTGCAAGATCAACTTTACATTTGCTACCATTATTTTGCTTCAAGAAACTAGAACGCTCTATGCCAGCCTTCTCCACCGCCATTGCCAATGCCCAAACAGTATCATATGCCCGTAATCCGAACAGGTTTAATCCAGGAATACTCTTATAAGTTGGTTTTCCCGAGGTGAAATTGCTTGTCCATCTTCTTTCAAAATCTTCAAGATCTTTTGACATGGATACGTACGACCTGACTCCCAAAACGCCTTGCATGGAGTCCATGATTTGTAAATCCAGAGGATCAAACAGACCCGATAGCCCTTCTGTGATTATCCATGCATACCCTTCACTCATCATTCCTGCATTCTTTACACTAACAAAAAACTTTGATCCAAGAGAAGCAGTCATGTGCACGAGGAATATTCTCGTTtgcatttcctttaattttttaagctCCTCCAAGATATCGATATCTTTTGAGGATGGGGAAATGACACTTCTGTAAGGCACACGGACGTCAACTTCATGGAATGATTCTGTCACGTATGGGATTAAGCCGTTGCCATAATCCGTGTCTTCGTAGATGGGTATCACTTCTTGCCAGCCATAAGCCTGAATTAAGGCCGTTATGGCTTTCACCTGAGCTGAATCATTTTGGGCTGTCCGAATGAAAAATGGACTTCGGTTTGGGGGAAGAGAAGGACTGGTGGCTGAGAAGGAAAGGATGGGAACTTTCGCCTTTTCAGCAATATCGACGACAAACTTAGCTTGTGATGACCTTTGAGGTCCTATGATTGCATGTACTTCTTCGTTCTTCATCAAATCTATAGCTGCATTCCATTTGAAAAGTTAGAATCTCAGGGTTAATTCCCAGGGAAAGAAGTTCCTCTTAATTAGGACCTATAATATTCTTGCTATAATGCCCTTTCTTGGTTTGTTTAGGACTGCATGTACTATATATGAAACTTG
This genomic window from Carya illinoinensis cultivar Pawnee chromosome 7, C.illinoinensisPawnee_v1, whole genome shotgun sequence contains:
- the LOC122315572 gene encoding conserved oligomeric Golgi complex subunit 3-like isoform X2; translated protein: MASTKLSAPTLPKSGAISKGYNFASNWEQNAPLTDQQQAAILTLSHAVAERPFPPNHALDHVSHPDKALFVSVSVSDEDTPIQDSGPVIQPFLVNTNQFYKWFTGLESAMKSEVEMLYQFNKSQPKGSFRRDIV
- the LOC122315572 gene encoding conserved oligomeric Golgi complex subunit 3-like isoform X1 encodes the protein MASTKLSAPTLPKSGAISKGYNFASNWEQNAPLTDQQQAAILTLSHAVAERPFPPNHALDHVSHPDKALFVSVSVSDEDTPIQDSGPVIQPFLVNTNQHLWGLLADSCSVASRAESWHCVVNINPRSLRICTMLLIL
- the LOC122315572 gene encoding conserved oligomeric Golgi complex subunit 3-like isoform X3; this translates as MASTKLSAPTLPKSGAISKGYNFASNWEQNAPLTDQQQAAILTLSHAVAERPFPPNHALDHVSHPDKALFVSVSVSDEDTPIQDSGPVIQPFLVNTNQVEMLYQFNKSQPKGSFRRDIV
- the LOC122316399 gene encoding glutamate receptor 2.2-like; its protein translation is MKNEEVHAIIGPQRSSQAKFVVDIAEKAKVPILSFSATSPSLPPNRSPFFIRTAQNDSAQVKAITALIQAYGWQEVIPIYEDTDYGNGLIPYVTESFHEVDVRVPYRSVISPSSKDIDILEELKKLKEMQTRIFLVHMTASLGSKFFVSVKNAGMMSEGYAWIITEGLSGLFDPLDLQIMDSMQGVLGVRSYVSMSKDLEDFERRWTSNFTSGKPTYKSIPGLNLFGLRAYDTVWALAMAVEKAGIERSSFLKQNNGSKCKVDLAALGISEMGPRLLNAILTTRFQGLSGDFHLVKGQLEASAFEIFNIIGKIERIIGYWTPKKGLSRELNDTHHGEVKYPISKDKLKQPIWPGDTTDQPKKLRIGVPIREGFNQFVRVEWHPHTGKPTISGFSIELFLAVMDLLKFCPGHEFVPYVNEKGQTAGTSDELLYQLKLKKFDAVVGDVTIVANRSHYVDFTLPYSESGVSMAVLMKDNEKRNIWIFLKPLTWDLWLIIGAVSIFTGLVIWVLEHRENPEFSGSPNQQICMIFWFSFSTLIYGHSKFSFSTTNSFRNK